TCAAGAACGCTTCGAGCAGCTGTTCCACTCCTCTGAGCTGGATGATATCCTGACTGCCGGGGCAGACAAAGCGAATAAGGTCGCGAACGAGATGCTGTACAAAGTTGAAAAAGTGATGGGGATGGCACGTATCTAATCCATTTCCACAACAAAAAACGGGCTGGGAAGCTATCTCCCAACCCGTTTTCTTTTCGTCAATTGCTCTTAACCGTGACAGTTACCTTCGCTGTCTTGCCAGCGTAGCTGATCGTGATGGTCACTCTTGTTCTTGGTTTGGCATCATCCAAGACAAGAATACGCCCCGTCTCATCAACCTCTACCTGTTCGGGCTTGCTTGATGTGAACTCGATTCCCTCCGCTTCAGTAACGTCTTCTTCCGCATCATTACCGAGAATCGCCATCACCTTGAGCTGTGCTTCCTCGCCCTGGGCTAGCTTGAGAGATTTCGGATCGATCTCGATTCTTTTCAGGGCACTCTCACCGACGACATAAGTGGCCGCCGTCGCTACTGTAAAGCTCCCCAGATCGTCTTCTTTCGTCACCTGGATCGCTTTTCCCTTGAGTCCAATAGCTGCTCTCCACATATTGCTCCGGTACGAATACGCCTGGAGCTTTTCGCTTGCGTCATCGGCGACTGGCAGACCAAGTGTAAAGCCTGTCTTGCCGAGATTTGTCACTTTCTTGCCGTTGCTCCACACTTGCAATTGATAGGCTTCGCCAGGGTTAGGCACACCTTTCCACCCGTCCCCATTTGCTTCCGTCAAAGAGAGGGCAAACTCTCTTGCACGCTGAGCGGAAAAGTATGCGCTAGGCACCTCTACCCATGCTTCGCTGTCCAAGGTTACGCGAATGCCTACCTCTTTTTCCTTCAATTGCTCAACCAGCTTCTGTTCCAGGGTCACTGTCCGATCAGCTGATTCTCCTTTGTGAGAACGCGTGTCGCTCGCATCCTCATCGCTTTCTTCCACTTGAATGAACAGCACCGGAGCAAAGCCAATCTTGTCTTTCACTGACTCGATTGCTTTCATGAATTCTCCGAGTACGTCTAGAAGTTCATCTACTTGTTCGTCATCTGCCTTGATCTCATCCCCATCTTCAATGACGACAGTGCCAAGCTTTTTCAAAAGCTCTTCTGCCAGTGTACGGACATGCTTGGCTACCTCTTTGGAAATTTCCTTTTCATCGAGCGGCTCCAGCGCTGTTTTCGCCAAACTCGTCAAGGAGGCAAGTGCCAGGCGGGCAATCTCTTCATCCTTGATGCCATCTTCTGTGAGCGGGTCAAATGCTTTGTCCAAAAAGCTCTTCGTCACATCTTGGAGTGTCTCTTCACTAATGGTTTCTCGCTCAGCCTGCTCGGCCACTGCCTCGAGTACAGTCGTGATCGTATCGGTGACTGTCTCCCATTTCTCAGTCGGCGTCCATTGCTCTGCATCCAGAAGTTTTTCCAGATGGCTAAGTACTTGATCCACCTGTCCTAAAATGGCTTTCTCCTCGCTACTTGCAGAGATGACTTGAGCTGCTTGCTTGTTCAACTCTCGCTGCGAGTCCGGTGTCGGTGTTCTGTCCGGCGGTGTAACTGGCGGTGGTGAGTCCGGCTTGGCTGGAACCTGCACGGTCAATACTTTAGTTTCTGCTGTCGATTGATCGGATGCTCTTGTGACCTCAAAAACCAGGTCTACATTCGTCTGGCGATATGGCGGCGTAATTTTGCCGTCCAGCGCAATCACTGCTGGATCACTAGAAGACTTGATTGCGATAGTAAAGCCTGTAGGTACTTCTGGCAGCTTCAAGCGCGTCTCACCCGCTGCTGGCTGAGTAAGCTGCGTGATGCTTTCTGCCACTTCTTGTGCTGTTTTTTCCGGCGTGCCGCGATCCTTCAAGTCCAGTTGTACAAGGACAGGATTATGATCACTCACACGTCCTTCGTTCTCAGTCAAGCCAGCGTTGATGTGAACGATATCAACCTTTGTGTCGTCCTCCAAATGGTTGCTGACCAAAATTTGATCCAAGACTTGAGAGTTCCCTTGGTACACGTACGTATACTGCTCACCCTTCGGCAGTTTCTCCACCATATTGGTCAAAACGCCATCTGCCAATTCCTGCACCGGATTCGAAAACGGGAAATCGTTAAGATCGCCAAGCACCACAACATTTGCTTTCGCTTCCGCCGCATGGATTTCTTTTACAAAGTTATTTAACACACGGGCAATTTTCATTCGCTGTACTTCACTCACCAGCTGTGGCGGCTGATCTTTTCCAAACAGCGCTTGATCCCCACCCTTGGAGTTGAAATGGTTGGCAATGACAATGACAGGCTCGCCTTGGAAAATGAACTCCGCTGCCAACGGCTTACGGCTCGAAGCAAACGCCGCGTTTGTCGGATCGACCCGTCCTGGATTGTGTGACAAATGCGCTACACCATCTCGTGTCTCTATCTGCACCGTATCAGTCGCGCCTCCTGGCGTTCCTGCTGCCAGCTGTACCCGTTCAGGGTTGTAGAAGAACCCGACGCGAATGTTTCCTCCTGGCTGTCCACCATCCTGATTGTTCTCTGGTGCGATATCGGTGTATCGGTAAGTCGGGCCGTTTTTGTTTTCAATTGCTTTGATCAATGCGTCCGCAGACTGCGTAGCATCTGTTTGCCCATTGTCAGTCGGCCCATTGTCGTCCTGCATTTCCACCACACCAATAATATCCGGCCCCTTCATGTTGTCCACGATCGTCTCGGCGATGCGATTGATTTTGGCAGAATCGGTTTTTGCCGAGAAATTCTCGATGTTGTACGTAGCGATTGTCAGCTTATCGTCTTTTGGGGAAATACTCGTTACTGGCGGCACATAATGACTTGCCTGTACCGTAAATGGTCTTGTATGGAACAGCTTGTAATTCGCAAAGCCGTAGTCAATGATGCCTACCAGTGGTCCGTCAAATTTGTCGCCGACTTTTACTTCACCGGTAATCGATTCGAGTTTGTCCGATACCGTGATGCGCTCAGGGTGAAAATCATTGGCCTCTAGCACCACTCCGCCAGCTGGTGTACGCGGCTGACTCGGATGGGCTTGATCATCAATAACGACAAATTCCGTTGCACGTGGATTGGTAAACGTCTTGGTTTCGCCAACGACGATTGGATTGTCGATCTGCACCAGCATGCCTTCGAGACTTTCCCAGAAATCGATGCCGTCTTGATCCGGATCGAATTTGCCGAGGCTATCGTTGTCGATGATCCCTTCCGGATATTCGTAGTTGTCTTTGCCCAGACTGAGTGGGTCTGGGAGTGCCTTTCTAGCGCCGATAACAACGTTGGACGCATCAATTTGCGTCTGGGTGAGGTCTGTACCCGCCCTGTTCGATGGCACGTATTCCTTGACGGTTCCGCTAACGGTTACTTCATCGCCCGGGGTGACCGCTGCTTTGTCGTAAACGTATATACCTTCTGAGGTAAATGGATCTGAATCCGGTTGCGGGTCTTGCATATAAAAGCCTTGTACATTGCTGCCGCTTCGGACAACAGCCGTCACGATCCCCGGAACATTGTTCACTGTTCCATCGGCCATCGCTGATCGGTGCGACGTTCCTTGGATATCATGAATCCGAACGTTTTCTTTTTGAATCATGTAACGGAAGGTCGCTACATTGCTGTCTGTGTAACCATCCTTGACAGCTATAGCTGAAAGGGTCGTATCCGCGTCAATCTGGATCGGTCCTGTATACTTGATGCTTCCTCTGCTCGGCGTTGAACCATCTATCGTATAGAAGATCGTGGCGTCAGCCATTGTCGTTGAGAACGTGACTTTTGTTCCTTTTGCCACCATAGGGCCTGCTGGGCTCGCTGTGACCATAGGGACTTTACTTTCATCTTCTACGAGATCTGCTACTGTCCGTGGAACCAATTTGTATGCATTGTTGTCATAGTTCACAACGCCAGTAATTGCAGCGTAGCTTTTGTTCACGGGGAGCGGAAGCGTGGCAGCAGGACGAGATACAAACCTGCCGTACTGATCCTCCAGCGTGTAATTGCCACTCGATACTGATTGGACAGTCACCAGTTTTACAGTCACCAGCTTGCCTTCCAATGCCTCTCCTGTTGCGGCGGCAAAATCAGTGGATGTCACGATTTGCGGACTAGGCACACCCGCTTGTTTTTGTACGATTTCCACGTTACTGGTGAGTGCTTCGAGTTGAGCCAGTCCACGGTAGTCACTCATTTTTCCGGTAGCGCGAATCTTGTCTCCTACCTCAATTTTGCCAGTCAGTCCTGGCGCACGAAGTACGAGTCCTGCCGTCTCATCCTGGAAATACACGTTGTTTTGTCCGCCCGCTTCAAACATCGCCGTCACCGTTCCGACGACAATCACGTTCGTTCCTACCGGGGTGCTTCTTGCTTCAGCAATCGTAGTCGAACCTACGGCTGACTTGGTAACACTAACTTCCGGACTCTCAAACGACTTGCCATATTCCCCAGCTGTTTGCTGCGTTACGAGAATATGATCCAGCTGATCGATGTTTGGAATCGTAAAAGAAAATGACCCGTTTGCCTGTGCTGTTCCTGTTTCTTTATTACTAAGCATCAGCGGTTGTTTTTGCGGATCGTATGCCCGCAGTATCGCATTCCCTGCTGCCGCACCTACTTCTCCTCGCAGCTCGCCCACACCGTTCAATGCTTGCAGGCTGACTTTTTCCTGGATCAAAGCTGTACTGGCTACCGCTGGCCTCAGCTCAATACTCGTGCTTTCTTTCTTACTCCCTTCCGTTGCTGTGAGATAGACTCCCAGCAAATTTGGATCGGGATTAGTAAAAGTCAGCTCGATTAGTCCGGAAGCATCCGAATCTTGCTGTGCCAAAGGCGTGTCGCTACCTGTTCCTGTAGGCTGACTCGCATAAACCTTAATAGTCCGTCCTTGACCGACATAGCCGCGAATTGTTGCTTGGATAGGATCAGTATGATCAAAAATAAGTTCTGTGGCATTCAGTTTTTCGGTCACGTCTGTTGGTAGCGGCGGTTCTACTGGGCTTTGCGTGTTTTTGGGGGTAGGTGCCCCTGTGATAAAATCGTTGCCATTGTTATTGGTATCCCAGCCATTTCCTCCGTTCGGCACAATGCCGCTGGCGTCGCTAATGCGTTGGGCGCTGGTCGAGTTTGAAGTTGCTGGTGCAGGTGAACTGCCTTCGTATGTAGTTGCCGCACCAATTCCGACCATATCAACAACACCTAATTGGGAGGAGACATCCGTCCCAACTAAAAGCGTATTATGGTTAACCAAGGCAACTTTTCCTTGAGTCCCAGACATCCGAATCGACCCGACGCCATCTGGCGTAGGGAGTTCGGCCGTCCCACCTGCTTCCGCTGCTTGCTGGACCAAAAAGAAGCCATACGGAGCTATGCTTCCAGCCAAATCTGTCTTCTGCCAAGTCCCTCCCGTAGCAGAAGCATACTGCACAGACCAGCCTCCAACCGAAACAGCCGTGTCTGTCGGGTTATACAGCTCAATGAAGTCATTCTTGTACAGGGCACCTGAGTTCCCCCCACCCCCATACACCTCACTGATCACCACATGATCAGCGCGCGCGGCCTTTGCCTGTGGCATCCACCCGGTCGGTAAAACAGTTCCCACCATGACCGCGGCTATTAGCGCCAGCTTCGACCACCGGGAGGCAATTCCTCTTTTTTTCAACATTCTTGCATCATTCCTCCTCACATCATTCCGAAGTAACTACTATAAGATGGTAAACGTATAACCTGAACCTTATGTAAATTTGATGTAAAGTTTGTATAATCCTTCTAAACTTGTAAAAACAAAAACCGCCAAGCTCCATCGTCCTTGGCGGTTTTTCTTTGTTTTTGTCAATTAGCTTTCGTCTACTTTCATATTGCGTGCGATATATAGAACCGGCGTCGAAGCTGCCGATACGACGAACTTGATCAGGTAGGTAGTCAACAGGATTTGCCACCATACGTCCATCGGGAATTCACCCAAAAAGGCAATCGTACAAAAGGTAACGGAGTCAAGCAACTGACTGAAGAGCGTGCTTCCATTATTGCGAATCCAGAGCTGATTTCGGCCTGGACATTTTTTCTTCAACCACGAATAGATTTTCACGTCGACAAATTGACTGACAAAATACGCACACAAGCTCCCCAATGCCACTCTTGGCATTAAGCCAAAAATCGTCTCTAAGGAACCTTGGGCAATATCTGTTTCCTGTGGTTCAAACACCAGCACGAGCTGCATGATGATCGTTGCCGCAATTAAGGTAAAGAAGCCAAACCATACAGCTTTTTTCGCTTCTCTTTCCCCATACTTCTCGTTCAATAGATCGCTTACCAAATAAATAGAAGCATAAATCGTATTGCCGAGCGTCATGACCAGACCGAACATCTCGATTGTTTTGACCACCTGAATGTTGGCTAACACGGTTGCCATCCCGATCCACGCGTACAGTCCCATTCTGCCGAACAATCGGTAGCAGAGCAGGAACAGCCCGAAGTTCACCAGAGCAAAAAGCACTCCGATCCAAAAATTAAACATATGATTTCCTCCTAGTTTTGATAACGCGGGAGTTTACGAACCGCGGCCCGTTTTGAGCATTCAATCATTTTACTTGCATTCTCTTATTTTATCAACAATGAAAAGCCAGAGAATCACGGTTCGTCAACGGCACGTAAAGACAAGGCGCAAGCAAAAAAGCCATCACTAAGGGCGATGGTCTTATCAATGGGTAATAGTAGAGACCAGTATCACAATGCATACTTGAAGCTTCTTATAGAAAGATACTTACGAGCTTCTGAGCCGTTCTACGCGCATGATGAACTGTTTCGTGATTTCCCTCGATCATTGCAGTAACAATGCTGCCTTCTATCAAAAGATACAACGCATTGGTTAGTTCTTCTTCCTCCCGTACTCCAGCTTCTTGAACAAGTTTTTTGATAAAATTTTTTAATAGTGATTTATGCCTTAAAGATACTTGATGAAACGAATGAGTAGGTTCATTAAATTCTGCAGCCGTATTTATGAAGGAACACCCACGAAAGTCAGATTGCAAGAACCACTCTTCTAATGTATCAAATAGAGCAACCAAACGCTCCGACGGGGTAACTTCCTTCTTATAAACTGTAGTTTCGAACCAGTTTCTCCAAAGGGAGTCTCTTGTCTCAAGATAAGCTATCACCAAATGCTCTTTAGTAGGAAAGTTATTATACAGCGTCATTTTGGCTACTCCGGATTCTGCTACAACTTGATCGACCCCCGTAGCAGTAATTCCTTGTTTATAAAACAAGGATGAGGCAACATCCAGTATTTGCTCTTTTTTTCTTTGTCTCATGCCTTCTCCTCCTCTATTAATGAGCACGAAGGTTGGCGATTAATTTCCCAATATTTTTGATCGTTGCAAAGTGCATTGCCTCATGGTATAGGGAAAAGCCAAGTAATTGCTCAACTGTTGTGAAAGAAAGTCCAGTAGATGATTTATAGGAAGGCTCTACCGCTTCTTTCAAATTGTTCGAAAGTGTCGATTCGATCCTTAGCATTTGCGCCGTCAATAGTTCAATCAACGCTAACAATGCTGGAGGTTTTAGATCCCAGTTAGAAGGCTGAGTTCCTGGATCAAATAAAGTCTTGAAATTTGAGGGCATTTGAACTTCTTTTCCAGAAAGTTGAAAAGCGAATTTTTCTTGAACGACATATATGTGTCCCAAATTCCATTTTATGCTATTTTTCAACCCAATCCTTCTGTCTCCACGCCATTACTATACAGACAAGTATATATAATTTCAAATTTAATTTTTCGGCTTTTTTTCTGCGAATAACGTTATTTTATCTCGATAATTGGGTTCCTTATAACGATCTCCATTAAATTCAGTTCTCCACTATCTACTGCCTCTGTAAGAGCTTGAGGAAACTCCTCTGTATTTGTAACACGCCTGTATGCAACTCCAAAGCTTTGGGCAAAAAGGTTAAAATCCGGATTGGTAAAAGAAATCTGTGTAACCGCTATATTGGCATTGCATTGGTGCTTCTCTATTAAGCTATACCGCTGGTCATTAAAGATGATGATAGTAAAGCTCAGACCCAAGCGCTTTGCGGTCTCGAGCTCCTGAGCATTCATGAGAAAGCCACCGTCTCCCGTTATGATAACAACAGGACAGTTTGGCTTGACCAAGCAGCTTGCCAAAGCGCCAGGCAGCGATGCTCCCATTGATGCAAGACCGTTGAAAATAATCGTTTGCCCTGGAAGTTTTGGCTGGTACCAGAATGATACCCAGATCTTATGCAAGCCGACATCAGAAATCACGATGCTTTCCTTCGGTAGCTTTTTGCTTAAGGTCCACATCACCTTGTGAGGCAGATCCTGTTCTGATGGGATGGCCCGCAACTTCTTCATTCTACGTACACGAATCTTCTCATAGTCTACAGGTTCGGGTCTCCGATTTAACAGGTTTGATAATGCCTTAATCGTTTCTCGCAAATCACCCACAAGGTCCAATTCAACGGGAAAATGAGCATCAGTTTCAGCGTAGGTGGTATGAATACTCAGTACTTTACGCGATTTATCCTCGTTCCAGAATTTCGAATCAAATTCAACAAAATCAAATCCAATAGCGATGACCAAATCTGCTTCATGCAGAGGAAGCAAACCATCAGGATCGAAACTACCGCCGACTGTGAACAGATTCAGCGGGTGATCGAAAGGCAGAAAACCTTTGGCCATAAAAGTATTGACCAATGGCAAATTCGCTTTCTCTACTAATTGTCGAATTTCTTTCCAAGCTCGACTACGAACCGCACCGTTGCCTACAAGGATGATTGGTCTCTTTGCCTCCATGATTAATTGTGCGGCTGTGTGCAGCGATGACTTGTCGGGACAAACTTTTGCTTTTCTTCCAATGGGAAGTGGTGAGCCGACTACCGTATCCCGAGCAACATCTACAGGCAGCTGCAGATGCACAGCGCCAAAACTGTCGGTTGTTGCCAGAGCAAACGCCTTACGGATGATCTCTGGAATTGTGTGCGCGGATGCAATCTGCTGATTGTATTTTGTAATTCCTTTGTATAATTGTATCGTATCTATATTTTGATGTGATTCTTTGTGCAGCTGGCTACGATCTGTCTGACCGGTAATGGCAATCAATGGCGAGCGGTCCAAGTGAGCATTAGCCACACCTGTAATCAGATTCGTCGCGCCAGGCCCCAACGTAGCGAGACACACGCCGGGTTTTCCCGTGAGTCGACCATACACATCTGCCATAAAGGCTGCCCCTTGTTCGTGCCGCGTAACTACAAATTGAATCGATGACCGAGATAAGGAGTCGATAAGATCAATAGTCTCTTCACCCGGGATGCCGAAAATGTACTCAACTCCCTCAGCCTCCAGACATTGCACCACAAGGTCGCTCGCTTTCATATGGCTCCTCCATTATTAGTCTTTTGGTGGATTACATCTATTTTTCGTATGCAAAGTTCAATTTTATTCATTTGTTGATCCAACTGGAGTATACGTGTCATTCATGATCTGTAAAAATCTTTGAACAGACCCGCAAGAGAGCCAGTTTTTCAAAGGGGCCATCCCACGGGTCACCGTTCAGCTGTTATTGCACGCCGCTTTCCAATTCCTTTATTCGCTCACCTAAAAATCGCTTAATTAACGCTACGCTGATTTCCAAATCTTCTTCCAAAGGAAAATGACCCGTATTGAGCAGATGAACCTCAACATCTTTTAAGTCCTTTTGGTAAGCCAACGCCCCATCCGGACCAAAGAACATATCATTTTTTCCCCAAGCAACCAATGTCGGAGGCTGGTAGGTCCGGAAATACTCATGCCAACTCGGATATTGTTTCAAATTGTTTTGATAATCATAGAGCAGGGCAAGCTGGATCTCGCTATTCCCAGGTCGCTCCAGCACATATTGGTCCAAATTCCAACTGTCTGGGCTGATTTTTTCCGGGTTGCGTGTCCCGTTTACATACTGATGTTTTGTGAACTCTGGTTTCAGCAGACCTAAAACATTGTTGATAGAGGCATCATCAGCCGGATTTTCCCAATACGTCCGTACGGGAGCCCACGAAGATAGCAAGCCTTCTTCGTATGCATTTCCGTTTTGAGAGATAATGGCTTGGACTCGTTCTGGATGTTTGACAGCCAATCTGAATCCGACTGGCGCCCCATAATCGTGGACATAAATGCTGTATTTCTTCAATTGGAGCTGCTCGACAAATGCATCCATAACATCGGCCAAATTGTCGAAGGTATAGGCAAATTCGGCCGTAGAAGGCTGATCACTGTTACCGAAACCAGGATAGTCAGGTGCAATGATATGGTATTCATCAGAGAGCTCGGCAATTAAGTTGCGGTACATGTGAGAAGAAGATGGAAACCCATGGAGCAACAAAATGGTCGGGTTCTCTTGATTCCCAGCCTCCCGATAAAAAATGGCGAGACCGTCCACACATTCTGTTTTGTAATATACTGTCATCGTTTTCACCTCATTTCCGTGGTTTTGGAACACGCTGCTATTTCCCGATGGTTATTTGTAACGCCGATCATTTTCGTTAATCGGATAATCGTTTCCACTCATATCCCGTCTTCTCATAAGACCGTCTTCATCATATTCCCAAAGCTCATTCCCATGGCATCTCATCCATTGACCAGTTTCTGCATCACGGTACTCATACTCAAAACGAACCGCAATCCGGTTGTCCGTGTAGCACCAAAGCTCTTTCATGAGTTTATAGTCCTGCTCCCTTGCCCATTTCTTCGTCAAAAAAGCTTTAATATTCTCGCGACCTGTAAAAAACTCTGTGCGGTTGCGCCAGTTGGAGTCAACGGTATACCCTAGTGACACGCGTTCCGGATCGCGAGAGTTCCAAGCATCTTCGGCAAATTTTACTTTTGCCAACGCGGATTCAAGTGTGAACGGTGGTCGAATGTCTTTACTCATTTTTTATCATCCTTTTTATTTTTTATAGTTCAAACCATTATTTGAATTTACGATCCGCCTCTTTGATAGGAAAATCATTCCCCGTCATATCCCGTCTCTTCATGAGACCATCCTCGGCAAACTCCCAGTATTCATTTCCATGGCATCGCATCCACTGACCTGTATTTGCATCACGATATTCGTACTCAAAACGCACTGCAATCCGATTGTCCGTGTAGCACCAAAGTTCCTTCTTAAGTTTGTAGTCCAGCTCTCTAGCCCACTTATTTGTCAAAAACGTCTTGATAGCCTCTCGGCCGGTAAAGAATTCTGTGCGATTATGCCAATTGGAATCAACGGAGTATCCCAAAGATACCCGCTCCGGATTGCGAGAATTCCAAGCATCCTCAGCAAACTGCACTTTTGCCAATGCAGACTCCTTTGTAAACGGTGGTCGAATGTCCTTGCTCATGGTAGATCTCCCCTTCGTTTGTTGAATGTTGGTGGAGGCGCATCCGCTCTCCTTGAATTTTAGTATACAGACAGGTCTGTCTAAAATCAAATAATATTTTCTCGTCCATTAATCCGAGAAGCGAGCAACCTCCTCGCACCCTAGCATTTACCTGTTACTGATTTGTAGGATTTATGTCGATAGTCTGTAACCAATGCATCCACACTATCGTACATAATGAACGTGTAGCAAGGACAAGCACAAGATACAGCACACTACACATTACATCATGATCAGTCAGCAAGACTGGGGAGGAGATTCATCACATGAAACACATGAAACACTTGAACAAACTCGTAACAGGAACTGTACTTACTTCCGTACTTTTCACTGGAGGGTATGCAATTACAGCAGATGCAAGCAACACAACTGCTACAACAAAAGGCTTGCAAGAGATTACGAAAAAAACAGCAGACGTAACGGGTGACAAGACCGCAGACACAGTCGTTCTGTACGGGAATAAAGAGAAAAACAGCCCATACGTTAAGGACCTCACTATCAAAGTAACAGATGGCAAAACGAAGCAATCTTTTAACATCGACGTGAAGGACAACGGCTACGAGCCGAAGCTCTCCGTTCAAGATTTCACTTACGATAAAAAAGGCGAGATCATGGTTACTGCAAGCACTGGCGGAAGCGGTGGCTACACAACCAATCACATCTACAACATTAAAGATGGAAAAGCGAAAGAGCTCAGCCTGCCAGGTCTGGATAAAAACAAAGCGGGTGTAGTCGGAGCGGACTTCGTAGAACTGAAACCAATCGATCTAAACAAAAATGGTCTCTATGTACTGGAAGGCACAGAGCGTCTGACTGGTGATTACAATGCAGATGTTCGCGGCTACCTCAAATCCAAATGGAAGTGGAACCAAACCAAATGGGAATTGATGAGTGCCAACTTCGAACCAGCTGTAAAACCACTCGAAGTCTATCATGATACTTTCAAAAGCCAAGACTCTGCCTTTGCTTTTAAAGGTCCAAAATCTTGGAACGGCAACATCCTTGTTGAGGAAAAAACTGGCCCAAATGCAGACGAATACTTGCCAGAAGCAAAGAGTGTAACCCGCTTCATCTTCAATGCTGACAAAGCGGAAGA
This genomic stretch from Brevibacillus sp. DP1.3A harbors:
- a CDS encoding chitobiase/beta-hexosaminidase C-terminal domain-containing protein, yielding MLKKRGIASRWSKLALIAAVMVGTVLPTGWMPQAKAARADHVVISEVYGGGGNSGALYKNDFIELYNPTDTAVSVGGWSVQYASATGGTWQKTDLAGSIAPYGFFLVQQAAEAGGTAELPTPDGVGSIRMSGTQGKVALVNHNTLLVGTDVSSQLGVVDMVGIGAATTYEGSSPAPATSNSTSAQRISDASGIVPNGGNGWDTNNNGNDFITGAPTPKNTQSPVEPPLPTDVTEKLNATELIFDHTDPIQATIRGYVGQGRTIKVYASQPTGTGSDTPLAQQDSDASGLIELTFTNPDPNLLGVYLTATEGSKKESTSIELRPAVASTALIQEKVSLQALNGVGELRGEVGAAAGNAILRAYDPQKQPLMLSNKETGTAQANGSFSFTIPNIDQLDHILVTQQTAGEYGKSFESPEVSVTKSAVGSTTIAEARSTPVGTNVIVVGTVTAMFEAGGQNNVYFQDETAGLVLRAPGLTGKIEVGDKIRATGKMSDYRGLAQLEALTSNVEIVQKQAGVPSPQIVTSTDFAAATGEALEGKLVTVKLVTVQSVSSGNYTLEDQYGRFVSRPAATLPLPVNKSYAAITGVVNYDNNAYKLVPRTVADLVEDESKVPMVTASPAGPMVAKGTKVTFSTTMADATIFYTIDGSTPSRGSIKYTGPIQIDADTTLSAIAVKDGYTDSNVATFRYMIQKENVRIHDIQGTSHRSAMADGTVNNVPGIVTAVVRSGSNVQGFYMQDPQPDSDPFTSEGIYVYDKAAVTPGDEVTVSGTVKEYVPSNRAGTDLTQTQIDASNVVIGARKALPDPLSLGKDNYEYPEGIIDNDSLGKFDPDQDGIDFWESLEGMLVQIDNPIVVGETKTFTNPRATEFVVIDDQAHPSQPRTPAGGVVLEANDFHPERITVSDKLESITGEVKVGDKFDGPLVGIIDYGFANYKLFHTRPFTVQASHYVPPVTSISPKDDKLTIATYNIENFSAKTDSAKINRIAETIVDNMKGPDIIGVVEMQDDNGPTDNGQTDATQSADALIKAIENKNGPTYRYTDIAPENNQDGGQPGGNIRVGFFYNPERVQLAAGTPGGATDTVQIETRDGVAHLSHNPGRVDPTNAAFASSRKPLAAEFIFQGEPVIVIANHFNSKGGDQALFGKDQPPQLVSEVQRMKIARVLNNFVKEIHAAEAKANVVVLGDLNDFPFSNPVQELADGVLTNMVEKLPKGEQYTYVYQGNSQVLDQILVSNHLEDDTKVDIVHINAGLTENEGRVSDHNPVLVQLDLKDRGTPEKTAQEVAESITQLTQPAAGETRLKLPEVPTGFTIAIKSSSDPAVIALDGKITPPYRQTNVDLVFEVTRASDQSTAETKVLTVQVPAKPDSPPPVTPPDRTPTPDSQRELNKQAAQVISASSEEKAILGQVDQVLSHLEKLLDAEQWTPTEKWETVTDTITTVLEAVAEQAERETISEETLQDVTKSFLDKAFDPLTEDGIKDEEIARLALASLTSLAKTALEPLDEKEISKEVAKHVRTLAEELLKKLGTVVIEDGDEIKADDEQVDELLDVLGEFMKAIESVKDKIGFAPVLFIQVEESDEDASDTRSHKGESADRTVTLEQKLVEQLKEKEVGIRVTLDSEAWVEVPSAYFSAQRAREFALSLTEANGDGWKGVPNPGEAYQLQVWSNGKKVTNLGKTGFTLGLPVADDASEKLQAYSYRSNMWRAAIGLKGKAIQVTKEDDLGSFTVATAATYVVGESALKRIEIDPKSLKLAQGEEAQLKVMAILGNDAEEDVTEAEGIEFTSSKPEQVEVDETGRILVLDDAKPRTRVTITISYAGKTAKVTVTVKSN
- a CDS encoding queuosine precursor transporter; translated protein: MFNFWIGVLFALVNFGLFLLCYRLFGRMGLYAWIGMATVLANIQVVKTIEMFGLVMTLGNTIYASIYLVSDLLNEKYGEREAKKAVWFGFFTLIAATIIMQLVLVFEPQETDIAQGSLETIFGLMPRVALGSLCAYFVSQFVDVKIYSWLKKKCPGRNQLWIRNNGSTLFSQLLDSVTFCTIAFLGEFPMDVWWQILLTTYLIKFVVSAASTPVLYIARNMKVDES
- a CDS encoding TetR/AcrR family transcriptional regulator — its product is MRQRKKEQILDVASSLFYKQGITATGVDQVVAESGVAKMTLYNNFPTKEHLVIAYLETRDSLWRNWFETTVYKKEVTPSERLVALFDTLEEWFLQSDFRGCSFINTAAEFNEPTHSFHQVSLRHKSLLKNFIKKLVQEAGVREEEELTNALYLLIEGSIVTAMIEGNHETVHHARRTAQKLVSIFL
- a CDS encoding DinB family protein, with amino-acid sequence MKNSIKWNLGHIYVVQEKFAFQLSGKEVQMPSNFKTLFDPGTQPSNWDLKPPALLALIELLTAQMLRIESTLSNNLKEAVEPSYKSSTGLSFTTVEQLLGFSLYHEAMHFATIKNIGKLIANLRAH
- a CDS encoding acetolactate synthase large subunit, whose product is MKASDLVVQCLEAEGVEYIFGIPGEETIDLIDSLSRSSIQFVVTRHEQGAAFMADVYGRLTGKPGVCLATLGPGATNLITGVANAHLDRSPLIAITGQTDRSQLHKESHQNIDTIQLYKGITKYNQQIASAHTIPEIIRKAFALATTDSFGAVHLQLPVDVARDTVVGSPLPIGRKAKVCPDKSSLHTAAQLIMEAKRPIILVGNGAVRSRAWKEIRQLVEKANLPLVNTFMAKGFLPFDHPLNLFTVGGSFDPDGLLPLHEADLVIAIGFDFVEFDSKFWNEDKSRKVLSIHTTYAETDAHFPVELDLVGDLRETIKALSNLLNRRPEPVDYEKIRVRRMKKLRAIPSEQDLPHKVMWTLSKKLPKESIVISDVGLHKIWVSFWYQPKLPGQTIIFNGLASMGASLPGALASCLVKPNCPVVIITGDGGFLMNAQELETAKRLGLSFTIIIFNDQRYSLIEKHQCNANIAVTQISFTNPDFNLFAQSFGVAYRRVTNTEEFPQALTEAVDSGELNLMEIVIRNPIIEIK
- a CDS encoding alpha/beta fold hydrolase, coding for MTVYYKTECVDGLAIFYREAGNQENPTILLLHGFPSSSHMYRNLIAELSDEYHIIAPDYPGFGNSDQPSTAEFAYTFDNLADVMDAFVEQLQLKKYSIYVHDYGAPVGFRLAVKHPERVQAIISQNGNAYEEGLLSSWAPVRTYWENPADDASINNVLGLLKPEFTKHQYVNGTRNPEKISPDSWNLDQYVLERPGNSEIQLALLYDYQNNLKQYPSWHEYFRTYQPPTLVAWGKNDMFFGPDGALAYQKDLKDVEVHLLNTGHFPLEEDLEISVALIKRFLGERIKELESGVQ